The region TCGCTGCTGCTGTACCTCGCCCCGGCGTTCGTGATCCTGCTGTCCTGGGGGCTGGGTCGCGCGCCGCGCCGCACGCAGTTGGGCGCGGTGGCGCTGGCGGGCGTGGGGCTGGCGCTGGTGGTCGGGCTGCCGTCCGCCGCGGACCGGGACGCCGTGGGCCTGACCTTCGCGGCGGGGGCGGGCGCGCTGTACGCCGGGTACTTGGTCGCCAGCGAGCGGCTGCTGAGTGGCGTGAGTGCCCTGGCCGCCACCGCGCACATGGCGCTCGTCAGCGGGGTGGTGTTCGCCGCGCTGGCCGCCGCGCAGGGCACGCTGCGCGTCCCGGTCGGCGCGGCGCAGTGGGGGCCGATCCTGGCGCTGGCGCTGCTGCCCACCATCGTCGCGGTGCCCGCCCTGTACGGCGCGATCCGGCACCTGGGGGCCACGCGCGCCAGCCTGCTGGGCACCCTAGAACCCCTGGTCACGGTCGCGCTGGCCGCCGTTATCCTGCGCGAGCAACCGGGTCCCGGCGCGGCGCTGGGCGGCGTGCTGATCCTCGCGGGGGCGCTGCTGGCCCAGTGGCCCGCGAAAGCTACGCCTGCGGTTGCCCCGGCGGGAGGGGACGCGGCGGCGGGGCGTACACCGCGCGGGCCGGAACGCTGAGCGTCTCCCGTTCGGGGTAGCGCAGCGCGGTCAGCGCCCCGCCGAACGCGCAGCCGGTGTCGAGGTTCACGGTGTTCCCCACCCAGCGGGGCGAGGCGTGCGGCGTGTGCCCGTACGCGACCAGCGGCGCGCCCGCGTACCCGGCCGCCCAGTCGCGCCGGACCGGGAGGCCCAGCTCGTCGCGTTCGCCGGTCGTGTCGCCGTACAGCGCGAAACTCCGTGCGCGGCCACTTCCGCGCCCGTGCAGGTGCGCCGGGAGGCCCCCGTGCGCCGCGATCAGCCGCCCCCCGTCCAGCACGAGATGCGCCGGGAGCCCCTCCAGAAAGGTGCGCACCTGCGCCTGGAACGCGGGCCCGGCGGCCTGCAACTCCGCGAGGGTCACGTCCAGCCCGTGCAGAGGCTTCACCGCCTTGCCGCTCAGCGCCCGCAGGAGCTTCTCGTCGTGGTTGCCGGTCACGCACAGCGCCGCGCCCGACGCCACCATGCCCATCACCAGCCGCAGCACGCCCGCACTGTCCGGCCCCCGGTCGGTCAGGTCTCCCAGGAACACCGCCGTGCGGCCCGCCGGGGGCGTCACCGACTCCCCGTCAGGGACGTACCCGAGGCGGGTGAGCAGGTCGCGCAGTTCCTCCAGGCAGCCGTGCACGTCCCCGATCAGGTCGAACGGCCCGCTCAGGTCCCGGCGGTCCACCCGCAGCGGCACGCGCCGCACGCCCACCCGCCCGATCTGCTCGCCGCGCAGGTGCCACGCCTGCCGGAAGCCCTCGGCCCGCAGGCCACCTGCCGTGCGCCGCAACTCCGAGACCTGCGCGATCAGCTCCTCGCGGCTCAGGGTGCCCCCGGCGCGGGCCTCCAGCACGGCGCGGTCCTCGTCCAGCAGCACAGCCACTGCCTTCACGTCGTGCTCGCGGGCCAGGGCCGACCAGGGCGCGCGCTCCAGGGGCCGGACCGCCGGGGCGATCACGACCGCCAGTTCCCCCGCCGCCAGCCGCGCCACGACCGCCGCGCGCAGGGCGTCCGCGTCCGGGAAGGTCCGGGCGTCGAACACCTCGTCCGGCGCGAAGTGCCGCGCCGCGAACGCCCCCCGGCCCGATCCGGGCACGCCCACGAGGAGCACCAGCGCCAGCGCAGGCAGCTCGATCACGTCGGGGGCGGCGGTCAGGGTCACGCCCTGCATCCTCGCACAGCTACCCCAGAGCAGACGAGGCGACCCCAGCCTGCAAACTGACCGGCAGCTGATCGTGCGAGCTTCACCGCAGCTTCACGCGGCCCCCGGCCCGTACCATGCGCGCGATGCGCCGCGCCGCCCTCCTGCTGCCCCTCCTGATCGGCTCGCTGAGCACGGCCACCACCTCGCCCCGCAGCGCCGACCAGTGGTACACCCACGCCCGCGCGCAGGCCCGCGCCGGACAGTGGACCGCCGCCGAGAGCGCGTACCTTCAGGCGACCACCCTGAACCCCACCGCCGCGAACTGGCGCGCCCTGGCCGACACCCGCGTGCAGCTGCGCGACTACGACGGCGCCGTGCAGGCCTACACGCAGGCCGCGAACCTCGCCCGCACGCGCGGCGACCTGAACACCGCCCGCGCCACCGACCTGATCGCCGCCCGCTACCGGCAGGAAGGGCAGGCCTACCTGCTGGCCCCCGCCCCCTTCAGCCCCGACCCCACGCCCGGCTGCGCCCCCCGGCCCGCCCGACTGGAACCCACCGCCGGCATCCTGCTGGGCCGCTACGCCGACGAGCAGGCCCTGACCCCCACCGGCACTCTGCGCGCCGAACCCGGACTGGGCGGCCCGCTGGCCGTGAGCTTCCGGTACTTCACGCTGCGCACCCCCGGCCGCGGCGAGACCTTCCCGACCCGCTGGGTGCGCGCCGCGCGGCAGGCGGGCATGGCCGTGCACATCGCGCTGGAACCCGGAATGCCGCTGCGGCAGATCACCGAGCAGACCCTGACGCCCTTCGCGAAGGCCGCCCGCGCCTCCGGGGCGCCGGTCTACCTGCGCTTCGCCGGGGAGTTCAACGACCCCGCCAACGAGTGGAGCCGCGACCCCGCGCTGTACCGCGCCAAGTTCCGCCTCGTGCATGACGTCATGGCGCGGCTGGCGCCGAACGTCGCGCTCGTCTGGATGCCGATGGGCACCCGCCTGGACGTCATCGACCGCTACTACCCCGGCGCGGACGCCGTGGACTGGGTGGGCCTGAGCGTCTACGCTGCACCCTTCCGCAACGGCAACGTCCGCGACAGCGCCCTGACCGACAGCCCGCTGGACGCGCTGGACGTCATCTACCGCCGCTACGCCTGCGCGCACCCCATCCAGATCAGCGAGTTCGCGGCCTCCAGCCGCAGCGGCGCGCAGCCTGAGACCGGGTACGCCGCGTTCGCCGCCGCGAAACTCCGCGAAGCCTACTGGGGCGCCGCGCTGAAGTACCCGCGCGTGAAGAACATCAACTGGCTGGATCTGAACATGCTCACCAGCCCCTACGTGCAGCCCCGCCCCGTCACGCGCCGCAACGACTACCGCCTGCTCGGCAGCCCGGAGAAACTCGCCGCGTTCCGCGAACTCCTCACGCACCCGGCGTTCCTCACGCGGCCCGGCGCGGGCGCCACCCTCACCCCACGCGCGCTCCCCACCACGGTCAGCAGCGGCGCGGCCCACAGCGGGAACCTCTGGATCAAGGCGGTGGATACGCCCGCCCGCGTGATCCTCACCCTCGACGGGCAGCCGGTTCCGGTCGGGCAGACCCTGCCGTACGCCTTCACGCTGCCCGCCGACCTCACGCCCGGGCCGCACGCCCTGACCCTCACGGTGCACAACCGGCAGGGCGAGGTGATCCTGACCCGCACCACCCCCTTCAGCGCGCAGTGAGCGGGAGGGCACCCAGCCGCACCTGCACGACCCAGTCGCTCACCGCCCGCTGCGCCGCGTCCGGCACGGCGTCCGGCAGCCGGGTCGAGAGAGGAGCGTCCTCCAGCGCCGCGAGCAGCTGCCGGTGCGCCGCGCGTTACACGTCCAGCGGCTCCGGCAGGAGCTCCGCCTCCCGCCCCGAGCGCTTGAGGGTCATCAGGTCCTCCAGGAACGGCAGGCGCGCCCCGGCGTTCAGCGCGCCCAGGTTCGCCTCCACCTGACCGGTGCGCAGCAGGTGCAGCCCGGTCAGCACCGTGCGGAACGCGTACAGCAGCGGCTTCACCCGAGGGCCCTGTGGCGTGGCGGCCTCCTTCTCCAGCAGCCGCTACTGGTTCACCGTGAACCCCAGGTAATGCCCCGCGTGATGCCGGGTCAACACCCCCGGCGCGAGGGCCACCAGCGCCGCGTGCGCCGCCGACGAGTGCACCACCAGCGGCGACAGCAACTGCTCCAGCACGTACCCGTTGCGTTTCAGCAGCAGCCCCGCGAACTTCCGCGCGTCATGCGTCACCAGATCCAGCTCCACCACCCCGTCATCCCGCTCCAGCGACCACGTGCCCGGCCCCTCGCGCAGGCCCAGCACCTCGGTCAGGGGCAGCACGTGCGCGCCGCGCAGATCCCAGTCGCTGTCCGCACTCGGAAAGCCGTACAGGTGCGCCCCGCTGACCGTCGCGAACACCAGTGGGAAGGCGTGCTCCTGAACAGCCTGGGTCAGCTGAGGGGGGAAGGTGAATTCCGACATGCTTCAGTATCACTCCTGTCGCCACCCCGCGCATCGGCCACCCGCGCACGCCCCGCTGGGCCGGATGGCGGAGGCACCGGGCTGCGGACTACCAGTCGAGCGCGGCGCGCCGGGCGTCCAGCAGCCACGCCTCGACCCGCGCTGCGTCGGGGCGTTCGGGCAGGCGGGTGTGGGCGGCGGCGTGCTCGAACTCGGCCTGCAGGGCCTGCCGCCACGCGTCCGCCTCGGCCCAGGTCGTCTCGCCGCGCTTGATGGCCAGCAGCGCGTCTCGGTGCGGGGTGACGTCCACGAGGATCTCCCCGGTCCGCAGGGCGTGCGCGCCACTGATCAGGAGGCGCAGCAGGTGCACGAGGTGCTTCAGGCGCACCTCGCCGTGCGTGCGCCGCTCGTTCTCCAGGCGGCGCATCTGCGCCCGCACGTACTCCCCGTACGTCGTGACGATCAGGCGACTCAGGAACGCGTCCCGGATGTCCAGCAGCGCCGCCGCGACCAGCGTGACCGTCAGCGGCAGCGGTGAGGCCAGGACCTCCAGCACGTTCGGGTTCGCCCGCAGCGCCAGCCGCACGAATTTCCCCGCCTCCCAGTACACCTCCTCGCGGCCCGGCGACTCGAACTCCAGCTGCTCGGGCACCCCCGCGAGGCTCCAGTGCAGCCGGGCGGGCGGCAGGTAGAAGCCCCGCACGTCCGTGTCGGACGCGTCCGTGCCCAGCCCGAAGGCGCGACTGCCCATCACGCACCCGTACTGCACGAAGGGGCGCAGGTCCTCATGAGCAGCCGGGATCGCCTCGGCATCCGCGCGAGCCACCTTCAGATGCACGCGGTTCACGGACCGCACCACCCCGGTAAAATCCACGTCGTACATGCTCCCCGCCCCGCCCGTCACGACACCCCACGTGCCCTGCGCCACCCCGGGCAGGGGTACATGCAGAGCCACGCGCGTTCCGGGGAGCAGGTCACGGGTCATGCCCCGCACGCTACCGGGTCAATGGGGGCCGGGGCATCCGCCATCCGGCGCAGGAGCGGCAAGCAATAAAAAATCCGCCTCGTGGGCGGTGATGTCAAAAACTATAGCGCGGTATGCAGGATCGGTCAAGGGTATGCGGGCGTATCCTGGGCCCGTGAGGACGCCTTGAGCGGGATCGTGTGGCTGGCGCTGGACGGCGTGGGGCACCCACAGGACGCGCTGGGCGGGAGTGTCTGGGATCAGCCGCTGGGCACGCTGCGGCCGCTGGTGGACGCGGGCCGCTGCCTGGACGCGACGCTGGGCGTCCCGGGCCTGCCGCAGTCCGGGACGGGGCAGGCGTGCTGGCTGACCGGATCGGACGCGGTGGCGCTGATGGGGGAGCATTTCGGGCCGCATCCCGGGCCGACGCTTCAGCGCCTGCTGCGATCAGAGGCGCTGCCGGTGCGGCTGGCGCAGGCCGGTGCGCGCGTGGCGCTGGGGAACGAGTACGTGCCCGCGTACTTTCAGGCGCTGGAATCGGGGGCGGGTCGCCGCAACCGCATGGGCTGCTTTCCGTTCGCGTTCCGCGCGGCGGGCCTGCCGCTGAACCCGCCGGGCGTGCCGCTGCTGGGCGCGACGCTGGGCCTGCCGTACGCGCGGCCCTGGGCTGCGGTGGGGGAGGAGGGGGCGGCGCTGGACGCCCTGGCCCGGCACGGGGGGACGCTGGCCCGCGCGGCGCGGGACGTGGATCTGCTGGCGCTGGACCTGTGGTTCAGTGACCTGCTGGGTCACGCGGGCGCGCCGGACGTGCCGGGCGACGCCCTGGCCGCCGGGCGGTCGTACCTGCGGCGGGTGGACGCGCTGCTCTCGGGTCTGCTGGGTGCGGGGGCGCGGGTGGTGGTCAGCAGTGATCACGGGAACCTCGAGGACCTGCGCACGAAGGGCCACACGCCCGCGCGCGTGCCGTTCGCGGGGGCCGGGGTGGACCTGGGGCAGCCGCGGAACGTGGTGGAGGCCGGGCGGGTCCTGGCCGGGTGGTTCGGGCTGCCTGCCCCTCTGCCGGACGCTTGACCGGGTGGGGGGCGGCGCTGCTAGAGTGCCCCCTGCAACCGTTCAACGTGAGAGGGGGTCGGCAGGGACCACGTGCAGGGCCGAGCTTCCGGGGGACCCGACTGGGTTATCCACAGGTTTATCCACAGGCGCTGTGGACAGCCTGTGGATAAGGGCGACTCCCCACCGTGGAGGAACCGGTCAATTGTTCGTGTGAAACACGTTTTTCAGAGGTTCCGTGGAAGAGTTCCACGCTCCGCGAAGTTATCCACAGGTTCCCGTTTCACTGTGGATAACTCTGGGCCGCGCGGCGCGCTTCCTGAACGAAAGCCCGCACGGCAGCCGGGTCCTTCACGCCGGGCCCTGATTCCAGGCGGCTCACGGCGTCCACCCCAGCCGGGTTCAGGGCTTGCATGGCGGCCGCCACGTTCCCCGCACCCAGACCTCCGGCCAGCCACGCCCCGTGGGGGAAGAGAGGGCGCAGCGCATTCCAGTCGAGCGGAATGCCGCCGCCGGGTTCGGGCGCGTCCAGCATCAGCGTGACGCCGTTGTGCCCGTGCCACATGTCTGCTTCCGCCGCCAGATCGGCGGGGCGCACGACACGCAGAACGGGATAATACGCGGCGACCGCGGTCACGTAAAGACCTGACAGGCGGCCATGCAGCTGCACGGCACTCACCCGCGCGGCCTCCGCCGTGCGCAGCACCTCGTCCAGCCCCTGGTCCAGGAACACGCCCACCCGCGCCACGCTCGGCCCGACGCTCAGACCCGCCTCGCGCGCCACCTGCGGCGTCACCAGCCGCCTGCTGACCGGCGCGAAGATGAAGCCCAGCGCGTCCGCACCCGCCCCGGCACTCAGGACAGCGTCGCGCACGCTGGTCGTGCCGCACACCTTCACCTGCACGGTCACTGCGGCCCCCGCGCGGCTTCCAGTTCACTCACGCGCGCCTCCAGCGTCCGCACCTGCCGGGTCAGGGCCAGCAGCAGCAGCGCGTAATGGTCGTAGATCTTCGGGCGTTCCATTCGCAGCTCGCCGCTCATCCAGCCGTCCAGCAGCCGCTCGGCCTCCGCGAGCACCTCGGCGTCCGGCACGTCCCGGTAGGAACGGCCCCCCATGATCTCCCGCGCGAAATTCAGTTCCCGGTCACTCATGCGCGTCATTCTCCCTGAACGGCACGCTCCCGACCATGATCGTCACCGCCAGTCGCCCCCGAGCAGCGCCGCACCCACGCCGCGCTGCGGTTCGTCAGGAAGCCCACCACCGGTAGCAGGCCCGACACGGCCGCGAAGATGACCGCCATGCCAGCCGCCATCGGCAGCAGCATCAGGGAGATCAGCGGCGTGCTCGACAGGTCCGCCAGCGTGAACAGCGCGCCCGCCACGAATGCCACCAGCCCGCCCGTGATGACCGCCTGTGCGGCCACTCGCCACCTCGCCCTGTCGAGCGGGCGGTGCCACGCCGCCAGCCCCAGGCTGCACAGCCACGTCGCGCTGCCCACGGAAGCCGCGATGGGCACGAAGGACATGAACTTCATCCACTCGTCGGTCACGCGCATGTAGGGACAGCACAGCTGCGTGAGCCACAGCAGGCACAGCGTCCCGATCAGCAGCGCGTCCAGCGCGGTCCCCAGCACCACGCGCGGCGAGAGGACCGCGCGCAGGGTCGCGCGGCGGGTCATGCGCCCAGCGTACCCGGGTCCGTGTCGGCCGGCTGCGTCATCTGACGGATGCCCGCCCGGGGCGGCGCATGCGAGGCTGCGTCCATGACCGATGCCGTGCGGCGCGAGACGACCCTGCACCTCCTCCTGACGCGGCCCGGCGGGGCGGAGGTCGCCTGCCGGACCCTGACCGTCGATCACCCCGTGTATTACGGCGAGCACGTGCTGGAGGCCGCGCGGGCAGTGGGCGTGGAGGGCTGGCTGGGGCGGCGGCTGGCCTTCACCGGGCACGGAACAGGGGAGGATGGCGTGACCCGCGCCACCTGTGCGTGGCAGCTGTTCACCCCCGACCTGACCGGTGCGGCGCCCGGCCCGGACGAGCTGCGTGAACTCGCGGACGCCGCGCGGGCTTCCACCCGCACGCCCTGGTTCGGGCCGCACTGGCACGCGGACGCCCTGAGCTGGCTGGATGACGAACTCGCCGCGCAGGACCGCCCGCGCCTGGGGACCCCGGTCGTGCTGAAACACTGGCAGATCAGCCTGCTGTGGCGCGTGCCCACGCAGGGCGGGGACGTGTACTTCAAGGCCGTGCCGGACTTCTTCGCGCGGGAGGTGACCGTCACCTGCGCGCTGTCCGGCGTGCCCGGCGCGGCCCCACCCGTCCTGGCCGCCGACACCCGGCGCGGCCTGCTGCTGCTGGACGGCTGCGGCGAGGCCGGAGGTGACCCCGCCGCGGTCCTGCGGCAGCTGGCGCGGGTGCAGCGCGCCACCCTGCCCCTGCTGCCGGAGCTGAACCTGCGGGACCGCGGCCCGGCGTACCTGCTGGCCCGGCTGGACGCCCTGTTCAGTGACGCGAGCCTGCACGCCGACGAGCACGGCCCGCACCCGGACGCCCTGACCCCCGAGGAGGCCGCCACGCTGCGCGCCCGCCGCCCCGAACTGGAGGCCGCCCTGGAGCGGCTGCGCGCCAGCCCGATCCCCCTCACGCTGGGACACGGGGACCTGCACAGCGGGAACGTCACCACGCGCGGGAAGCAGGTGACGCTACTCGACTGGTCCGACGCCAGCCTCACCCACCCGTTCCTCGACGCGAACCCCGCCTACCTGTGCCCGGACGGCACCGACCCCGTCACGCTGGACGCCGCACGCGACGCGTACCTGCGCGAATGGACGGACCTCGCCCCGCCCGACGACCTGCGGGCCCTGCACGCCGATGCGATGCTGGCCGGAGAGGTATACCGCGCCCTGGGCTACTTCGACGGGATTCAGGGCGCGGTCGAGGACCGGCGCGAGTGGGCGGGCGCGCACCTGTGGCACCTGCGCCGCCTGCGCCATGCTCTGATGAACCGGTTACCGCCACCTCCCTGCCCGTGACTGACCGGCGCCCCCCGCACTTCTGGGGCACGTTCCTCGTGAACCTCCTGTTGCCCGGCGTCGGCCTGCCCTGGATCGGCCTTCATCGGCTCTACTTAATCCTTCAACTGGCGAGCTACCTGCTCGTGGGTCCAGTCGCGCGCCGACTGTACGGAACCGCACCTGACTGGGGCTTCTACGTATGGCTGAGCCTCCTGGCCTTCATGGTCCTCGGCTTCCCGCGCCTGTACGACCACCAGTTCCCGAAAGGCCAGCCCGTGCGTGCGCTGCCGCCCCTGCCGCTGCGGCTGATGGGCGTCTGGCTGCCCGCCCTTGGTCTCGCGCTCATCCAACTGGGCTACGTGTTGGGCCTGTTCAGTCTCACGACCCGCTGAAAGGTAATGAACGCCGCGCCCTCCCATGGTGCAGGCGCGGCGTTCGTCTTGGTCCGACGCCAGCCTCACCCACCCGTTCCTCAACGCGAACCCCGCCTACCTGTCCCCGGACGGTACCGATCCGGACACCGCCGTGCTGGACGCCGCACGCGACGCGTACCTGCGCGAGTGGACGGGCGCGCACCTGTGGCACCTGTGGCACCTGCGCTGCCTGCTGCCCTGACGCTGCACCCCTGGCCCAGTTTTCAGGCACCCGGTACGCCCGCCTCGGCGAAGGTGCGCATCTCGCGCAGGGTGGCCGCCGCCCCGAGCAGGATGGGCGCGGCCAGCACGCCGCCCGTGCCCTCGCCCAGGCGCAGGTTCAGGTGGAACATGGGCTTCAGGCCCAGGTGCGCCAGTTGCGCCGCGTGCCCGATCTCGGCGCACTCCCCGGCGGGGAACAGATAGTCACGCAGGTGCGGGGTGAGGGTCACGCCGATCAGGGCGGCGCTGCCCTCCACGAAGCCGTCGAGGATCACGGCGCGGCGGCTGGCGGCGGCCTGGAGCATGACGCCCAGCATCGCGGCGATCTCGAAGCCGCCGAACTCGGCCAGCACCTCCAGCGGGTCGATGGTCGGCGTGCGCTCCAGCGCCGCGCGGATCACGGCGACCTTGTGCGCCAGCCGCGCGTCGTCCACTCCGGTGCCGCGCCCTGTCACCCGCGCCGCGTCCAGGCCCAGCAGGCGCGCCGTGATGACCGCTGCCGGGGTGGTGTTCCCGATGCCCATCTCACCGGGAATCAGGACGTCCGCGCCGTCCTCAATGGCCCGGCGGGCCAGCGCCGCGCCCGCCAGGATCAGCGCCCGCGCCTCCTCCACGCTCATGGCCGCCTGTACGCTCAGGTCATGCGTGCCGCGCCGCAGGGCCGCGCGGACCAGCGCCGGGTGGTCGGGCAGGTCGGCGTTCACCCCGGCGTCCATCACGTACACCCGCGCGCCCACCGCCCGCGCCAGCGCGTTCACGGCCGCGCCGCCCGGCCCGGCGGGGGTGTCCGCCAGGAAGTTCGCGACCATCGCCGGGGTCACCTCGGGCGGGTACGCACTCACGCCCGCGCGCGCCACCCCGTGATCCCCGGCCGCGACGATCACCGCCACGCCGCGCGGGTCGGGCCGCTCGCTGCCCAGCACGCCCGCCAGCCGCACCGACAGGTCCTCCAGGTCACCCAGCGCCCCCGCCGGTTTCGTCAGCTGCGCCTGCCGCGCCCGCGCCCGCCCCATCGCGTCGGCATCGGCAGGCTGGATGGCGGTCAGGAGGGCCGTCAGGTCAGGAAGCATCAGGGGGCATTGTGCCGCGTCAGGCGGGCGGTCGCAGCGCGGTCAGCCACCAGTGTCCGGCTTCGCGGCGCAGGGTGGCGACCGTGCCGGGCGGGGCGGTCACGGCGGACAGGTTCACGGTCAGGCGCAGTGCGGCCAGCAGCGGCCCGGCGTGCGTGAAGGCCACCACCTCGCCCGCCGGGAGGGTGTCCAGCCACGCCTGCACGCGGGCGTGGAAGCCCCGCCCGGTGTCGCCGCCGGGGGGGCCG is a window of Deinococcus grandis DNA encoding:
- a CDS encoding DMT family transporter; translation: MTGAAGGVDVRRGVLLGVTSAAAFGTLGIWGKLAGQGGLSSFTTLGWRFLIVAALLLPISSRGVTGAQRARMLGVGLLYTLATTCYFGALERVSAGATSLLLYLAPAFVILLSWGLGRAPRRTQLGAVALAGVGLALVVGLPSAADRDAVGLTFAAGAGALYAGYLVASERLLSGVSALAATAHMALVSGVVFAALAAAQGTLRVPVGAAQWGPILALALLPTIVAVPALYGAIRHLGATRASLLGTLEPLVTVALAAVILREQPGPGAALGGVLILAGALLAQWPAKATPAVAPAGGDAAAGRTPRGPER
- a CDS encoding metallophosphoesterase produces the protein MQGVTLTAAPDVIELPALALVLLVGVPGSGRGAFAARHFAPDEVFDARTFPDADALRAAVVARLAAGELAVVIAPAVRPLERAPWSALAREHDVKAVAVLLDEDRAVLEARAGGTLSREELIAQVSELRRTAGGLRAEGFRQAWHLRGEQIGRVGVRRVPLRVDRRDLSGPFDLIGDVHGCLEELRDLLTRLGYVPDGESVTPPAGRTAVFLGDLTDRGPDSAGVLRLVMGMVASGAALCVTGNHDEKLLRALSGKAVKPLHGLDVTLAELQAAGPAFQAQVRTFLEGLPAHLVLDGGRLIAAHGGLPAHLHGRGSGRARSFALYGDTTGERDELGLPVRRDWAAGYAGAPLVAYGHTPHASPRWVGNTVNLDTGCAFGGALTALRYPERETLSVPARAVYAPPPRPLPPGQPQA
- a CDS encoding glycoside hydrolase family 26 protein; translation: MRRAALLLPLLIGSLSTATTSPRSADQWYTHARAQARAGQWTAAESAYLQATTLNPTAANWRALADTRVQLRDYDGAVQAYTQAANLARTRGDLNTARATDLIAARYRQEGQAYLLAPAPFSPDPTPGCAPRPARLEPTAGILLGRYADEQALTPTGTLRAEPGLGGPLAVSFRYFTLRTPGRGETFPTRWVRAARQAGMAVHIALEPGMPLRQITEQTLTPFAKAARASGAPVYLRFAGEFNDPANEWSRDPALYRAKFRLVHDVMARLAPNVALVWMPMGTRLDVIDRYYPGADAVDWVGLSVYAAPFRNGNVRDSALTDSPLDALDVIYRRYACAHPIQISEFAASSRSGAQPETGYAAFAAAKLREAYWGAALKYPRVKNINWLDLNMLTSPYVQPRPVTRRNDYRLLGSPEKLAAFRELLTHPAFLTRPGAGATLTPRALPTTVSSGAAHSGNLWIKAVDTPARVILTLDGQPVPVGQTLPYAFTLPADLTPGPHALTLTVHNRQGEVILTRTTPFSAQ
- a CDS encoding nucleotidyltransferase domain-containing protein, which gives rise to MSEFTFPPQLTQAVQEHAFPLVFATVSGAHLYGFPSADSDWDLRGAHVLPLTEVLGLREGPGTWSLERDDGVVELDLVTHDARKFAGLLLKRNGYVLEQLLSPLVVHSSAAHAALVALAPGVLTRHHAGHYLGFTVNQ
- a CDS encoding nucleotidyltransferase domain-containing protein — its product is MTRDLLPGTRVALHVPLPGVAQGTWGVVTGGAGSMYDVDFTGVVRSVNRVHLKVARADAEAIPAAHEDLRPFVQYGCVMGSRAFGLGTDASDTDVRGFYLPPARLHWSLAGVPEQLEFESPGREEVYWEAGKFVRLALRANPNVLEVLASPLPLTVTLVAAALLDIRDAFLSRLIVTTYGEYVRAQMRRLENERRTHGEVRLKHLVHLLRLLISGAHALRTGEILVDVTPHRDALLAIKRGETTWAEADAWRQALQAEFEHAAAHTRLPERPDAARVEAWLLDARRAALDW
- a CDS encoding phosphoribosylanthranilate isomerase; amino-acid sequence: MQVKVCGTTSVRDAVLSAGAGADALGFIFAPVSRRLVTPQVAREAGLSVGPSVARVGVFLDQGLDEVLRTAEAARVSAVQLHGRLSGLYVTAVAAYYPVLRVVRPADLAAEADMWHGHNGVTLMLDAPEPGGGIPLDWNALRPLFPHGAWLAGGLGAGNVAAAMQALNPAGVDAVSRLESGPGVKDPAAVRAFVQEARRAAQSYPQ
- a CDS encoding phosphotransferase yields the protein MTDAVRRETTLHLLLTRPGGAEVACRTLTVDHPVYYGEHVLEAARAVGVEGWLGRRLAFTGHGTGEDGVTRATCAWQLFTPDLTGAAPGPDELRELADAARASTRTPWFGPHWHADALSWLDDELAAQDRPRLGTPVVLKHWQISLLWRVPTQGGDVYFKAVPDFFAREVTVTCALSGVPGAAPPVLAADTRRGLLLLDGCGEAGGDPAAVLRQLARVQRATLPLLPELNLRDRGPAYLLARLDALFSDASLHADEHGPHPDALTPEEAATLRARRPELEAALERLRASPIPLTLGHGDLHSGNVTTRGKQVTLLDWSDASLTHPFLDANPAYLCPDGTDPVTLDAARDAYLREWTDLAPPDDLRALHADAMLAGEVYRALGYFDGIQGAVEDRREWAGAHLWHLRRLRHALMNRLPPPPCP
- the cobT gene encoding nicotinate-nucleotide--dimethylbenzimidazole phosphoribosyltransferase; protein product: MLPDLTALLTAIQPADADAMGRARARQAQLTKPAGALGDLEDLSVRLAGVLGSERPDPRGVAVIVAAGDHGVARAGVSAYPPEVTPAMVANFLADTPAGPGGAAVNALARAVGARVYVMDAGVNADLPDHPALVRAALRRGTHDLSVQAAMSVEEARALILAGAALARRAIEDGADVLIPGEMGIGNTTPAAVITARLLGLDAARVTGRGTGVDDARLAHKVAVIRAALERTPTIDPLEVLAEFGGFEIAAMLGVMLQAAASRRAVILDGFVEGSAALIGVTLTPHLRDYLFPAGECAEIGHAAQLAHLGLKPMFHLNLRLGEGTGGVLAAPILLGAAATLREMRTFAEAGVPGA